Below is a genomic region from Staphylococcus carnosus.
TGTAGCAGTAACTATTACGACCGTATCACCTTTCAATTGTGTGTGTTCATCCAATATATATTTCCACTGTCCTGCTGCATTTGTTTCAACAGTGACAATTCGATCGTTCAACTTAATTGTAATTTTCGAGTTTGGTTCTGCTGTTCCAGATAGTTCAGTATCGGTAGATTTTAACGGATTAACAGTAGGCGGCGCCGGTGGGATTGTATCTTTTACAATGATGCTTACTTTTTCCGATACATTTCCTGCTAAATCTTTAGCTGCTGCTTCAATAGTCGATCCATTACTTAATTTATCATTGGTTTCTAATTTCCAGTTACCATTATTGTCTGTTTCTACTTCAACTATAGTTCCTCCTGGCAAAGTAATAACAACGGTACTATTGGGCTCACTTGTCCCTTTAATTTCATTAGCGCCTGCTTCGATTTCATTGATATGCGGTGCCTCAGGACTAATACTATCTTCAACTTTTCCTATTACTTCATTACTTACAGAACCTAATTCTCCTATTGCTTTGATTAACGTAACATCGTTATGTTCTAAAATTAACCCTTCAGGAACATCAACTTTCCATTTTCTTTCTGTGTCTACCTCAACCATTGAAGAAATTTGATTTGGAAAAGTGACAATAATTGTACTTTCAAGCTGTCCTTCACCAGTTATTGTTGTAGCGCCTCTTTCAATGTGATTTACGATAGGTTCTATCACATAATATTTTTCAACTAAAGGTTGTAAAATACCTTCTAATTCAGCTTTTATTGCACCATTTACAAATTTTGTACCTTGTAAAACATGGAAAAGTTGTGTTCGATAATTTCTATTAGGATTGGCTTTAATTTCATCTGCTATTTTATCTACATCTGAAGTAATAGCTGTACTATATCTTCTGTTAGCATCAGCCTCTGTTTCATCATTTATAATAAAGCCTTTATCTGTAAGTGTGTATGTTACTGTTTCATTGCTAGCATATGGAAATACAAGATCCTGATTCGTTTCTTTTCGAACTACTTTTCGTCTTGCAGCAGGTTCTCGATGTCGTACTATAATTTTGTCGCCATAGTCTAAATTAAATTCTTGTACTTTGTATGGTAGGTTTTTACTGCCAACTAAAGATTCATCTAAAACGACTGTGCCATCTGCTTTTTCAATTTTTACATGTACATATTCGTCATTAAAATAGAAATGAGGCTGACCAGGATTTTCTACAAATTTAATTGTTTTCTTATCTGGATCATAATCTACAAAAGCAAATTCTCTATTGCTCAAACCTCTCAAAGATAATTGTTGTGTAACATTCGATTGCGTTCCTTCATACGTCGGGTAGTCTAAAGTCGCAGTATTATTACCCGCTTCTTTCACAATTAAATATTGGCTTCGAGGCAATGCATTCTCTAGTGATAGCGGTGCAGCAATTTGATAAACACCTGCTCTAATATGAGGGAAGACTGCCTTACCGTCTTTCACTGTCGCTTGTGCCACTTCTTTTCCATTTTCCAATAGGCTGACCTTCACATTTTCTGGCAAAGTTTGTCCATTTAAGTTCAAAGTAATTTCTGCATTTGAAAAAATAGATATATCTGCCAAATCAGACGATTTTACTAATTCATATTCAGTAGCAAGATTCAATTTCTGCTTAATACGCTCTAATTCTGCTTTATCTTGAATCAACATAGCAAGCGGATAAGCGAAACTATTATTGTAAGAAGCGAGCTTGTCTTTCAAAACTTGCGATAAATCGATATTATACAAATCAAAATATGCTGTACCGTTTACACCTTGATCCGCTAACCAGTATGTATTAATCCATTTTGGTACATCTTGAATAAATGGATTGTGCAATTTATCAGCAGCTGCTTCTTCCTCTCTAATGCCTTTCCACATCTCAGTAAATCCATCAATACCAGTGAGCCTTACCATTTTAGTCATAAAATCAAGACGTTCTCTATAACCGATATTACCGAATTTAAAAGTACCATTTGCATTGATAATGCGGTTATGAATATCACGTTGTGTGCTTTCTTGATGTCCTTCATATAACCAGCCATTATCTATTCCCATCACTGTTGTTTGATATTGGTTCGCTAAAATATTATTTTCAACTTCCATCAAATTCATGTCTTCATCATTAACCATAATGCCATCGTATCCATGACCTACCTCATGCAATGCAAGCCATCCTTTTACTAAATAGCCATACATTGAAGGATTGTTTGACCCCATTAAGTTAGAAGAGTAATAAGCTAAACCGAATCCATTTTTATCAGCAATCGTAAAATACTTTTGCGGCACATTATAGTGAACAGAGTTAATGTCATCATTCAATCCTACCCACTCATCATAATGCTTAATAATATCTTCGTAATAATTGATCATATCATCTATATTCTTATAACTGAGATTTGTAGGATTTACGCCGAATTGCTCAACTCTCGGTAAATCAATTTTCGGTATTAAAAATGCAATTTTGTCACCATCTACATAACCATATGGTGTATCACGTTTTTTCCAATCATCAAGAAAAGCTTGTTGATCGCCTTCTTTACGGAAAGTCGGTAATGTAATGCCTGCATCGTCTTCTACATAATATTCAACAATCGGATTATGATTTAATCCCACAGGTATTCGCAAGAATGCAGCACTATCTATACCAGTAGAAATTGAATTCCACGCACCATTTTTCGATACAGTTGCATTTTTAATTTGCTTACTGTCGTCTGTCATTAAATCTACACGCAAGTCTGCTTCATTACTTCCTTTTGCTTGGCGAATATAAAGTTTTTTATTTTGCGGAACGATTAAACCAAGGCTTTCGCGTGCTTGATTAATGCCCCGTTTTTCACCTGCTGTTTTCGCAACGGTTGAAGCTGGATATACCGTAACAGATTTACTATAAACTTGTTCTTTAATACCTTGAATAGATTCTATAGGTTTCGCTTTAGCTTCCGGTGATGGTGCATGATAATTGGGTTGTTGAATTTCATTTTGATTTGGGGTATTTGTAGTTTCTGATGTAGGTGCCTCAGGTTGTGCTTCTCGTGTCACTACATTGTTTTCAGGTGTAGTTTGGATTTCATTTTGAATAAGTGGTTGATCAGTTGCATTCGCTTTTGGCTGTTGGTTCTGCAATTGAGAATTTTCCGAGGTTTCAGGTTGATTGTTCTTAGATGCTTGGTCGATGTTTTCAGGTGTCGCAGTACTTGGTTGATTGACCTTTTCTATTTGAGGAGATGAAGCTGCTTCTGTTTCAGCTGCTTCAGCATGATTTGCAGGATTTGCGTAAATTAAAAAAGTTCCAAAGAGAACAGATGCAAGTCCTACGCTGAACTTCCTAATGCGGTATCGGTTCTTACTTTGTGGTTGAAAAACGTTATTCTTTTTTTGTTGTTTTGTCATATATTTCATCACTTCTCACGTTGTTATTTACTACTTTTATTTTAACATATTTTTATTTAAAATAGCAAATTTTTTTATATTCTGAATTTAATTTTAAATTAGATATCTCGATGAAATTTCCTGATGTATTACAACAAGTCAGACATTTAAAGATTGTATTCCAACAATTAAATAGAGTTGATTAAGTCTATATTATATTATTAAATTCATACTAAAAAGAGTTTGATTAGACCGCCCTCAGTCTAGTCAAACTCTTTTTAACATATATGAGTATTATTACTCACTTTTTGACACCTATTGTTTGTAACCTGTTTTTAAGGTGCTACCATTAACTATATAAAAATAAGTAGTATATTGATTATATTTCTTTCAACTACAATAGGAGGTTTTTTGATGACTAGACCTAAAATAATTTTGCATATGTCTGAATCAATCAATGGTAATATCACCGGTCCTTATAATAAAGTAGCAGGATCAAACTTAGGAAAAGCATATGAATACGCAGATGAAAAAATAAATTCAAATGCAATGATACTAGGACGTAAAACTATCGAAGAAAACTTTACAAGTAAAGAAATGCCTAACTTACCTGAAGATCCTAAATCATATTCAAGAAATGAGGATTTTGTCGCAAATACAGACTTAGATCATTATGTTATTTCTATTGACCCTTCTGGTAAAGCTGCTTGGGAACAAAATTACATCAAATTCCGTGATCGACCTAAAATGCATATTATTGAAGTACTTTCAGAAAATGTATCTGATGCTTATCTAGAACATTTAAGAAACCTTAATATTTCTTATGTTTTCGGAGGCCCAAATAAAAATTTAGATTTAAAATCTGTTGTTTCTAAATTAAATCAATTATTCAACTTAGATAAACTTACTTTGTCAGGCGGTGGCGGAGTTAACTGGTCATTCTTTGAACAAGGATTAGTTGATGAAATCAGTGTCATCATCGCTCCTGTAGTGGATGATCATTTTAACCGTCCAAATTTATTTGATAATAATGATAAAGATCAAAGTGATGTCATCCAAAAATATAAAATTCACCACGTTGAACAATTGGACGGGGATATCGTATGGTTGTACTACAAAATTTAAAATAATATAAAAAACGGAAAAGTTCTTTAGTTAATCTAAGAACTTTTCCGTTTATTTATTAGCTTTATTTACACGTTAAATCTAAAGTGTACAACGTCACCATCTTGCATGATATAATCTTTACCTTCTAAGCGCATTTTACCTGCTTCTTTAGCACCATGTTCACCATTATTTTCTACATAGTCTTTAAAGCTAGTAACTTCTGCACGAATGAAGCCGCGTTCGAAGTCTGTATGAATAATACCCGCACATTGAGGTGCTGTCATACCTTTACGGAATGTCCAAGCACGTACTTCTTGTACACCAGCAGTAAAGTAAGTTGCAAGTCCAAGCAAGTCATAAGTACTGCGGATTAAACGATCAAGACCTGGCTCTGTGATACCTAAATCTTCTAAGAACATTTCTTTATCTTCTTCATCTAATGTCGCAATTTCTTCTTCAATTTTAGCACTGATAACAATGACTTCTGAACCTTCTTTATCAGCATATTCTTTAATTGTTGTTACTTTTTCATTATCCGCTTCATTAATCTCATCTTCACCAACGTTAGCAATATAAATCATTGGTTTAGAAGTTAACAATTGTGCTTGTTTCACATATTTTGCATCTTCTTCATTGAATTCAAGACTGCGGACAGGGTCCCCGGCCTCTAAAGCTTCTTTGATGCGTTCTAAAATACGTACTTCATTCACTGCATCTTTATCTTTTTGACGCGCCATTTTTTCTAAACGTGGTAAACGTTTATCTACAGATTCTAAATCCGCTAATACAAGTTCCATATTGATGACTTCGATATCATCTAAAGGATCTACACGACCTGAAACATGTGTAACGTTATCATCGTCAAATGCACGAACTACCTGACAAATAGCATCTACTTCACGGATATGTGATAAGAATTTATTACCAAGACCTTCACCTTTAGAAGCACCTTTAACAATACCTGCAATATCAGTAAATTCGAAAGTAGTTGGGATAACTTTCTTAGGATTTACGATATCAGATAATGCTTGTAAACGTGAATCCGGTACTTCTACAATCCCAACGTTAGGATCGATTGTAGCGAATGGATAGTTTGCAGCAAGCGCACCTGCTTTTGTAATTGCGTTAAATAGAGTAGACTTTCCGACGTTCGGCAAGCCCACGATACCAGCTGTTAAAGCCATTATTCATTCTCCTTCTTTTTTGCATCATTTGATACAAGTACTTTTTTTAATTTTTTATTGAACTCTGTACGAGGCATCATAATACTTCGATGGCACTTTTCACATTTAATTCTAATATCTGCACCCATGCGAATAATTTTAAAACGATTTTCACCGCAAGCATGCGCTTTTTTCATTTCCACAATATCATTCAGACCATACTGAATTGCCATTTACACAATCCCCCATCATTATGAATTATCATTTTGTCCGAATTGACCGTTATATTGCATCATAACTGGTGCAGGAGACTTAATCCCTTCTTTATTCAAGAAGTTCGCAATCTCTTTACGCAAGATACGAGATCCTGGAACGGCATTATTCGGTGTCGTTTCAGCTGCCACTTTTAAAATATAAGCATTACCCGTTAAATCCTCAATACCAAGGATTTCTGGTTTAGAAACAAAAATATAATAATTTGAATGCAATGTTGCTAAGAAATCGCTGAGTTTCTCTTCTACTTTATCTACATCTTCATCCATAGCAATCGGCACTTCCACCAATGCTTTTGCATTTGAAATTGAGAAATTGGTAATCTCAGACATCACACTATTAGGTAAAACTGTCAGTTCGCCAGTATAAGCATGAATGCGTGTTGAACGCAGACCAATCGTTTGAACTGTACCCTCTGTAATCGGAGTTCCGTTCATATTGATTTTAACATAATCTCCGACATCAAATTGATTTTCAAAGATAATAAAGAAACCTGTAATGATATCTTTAACTATTGTTTGTGCACCAAAGCCGATTGCCAGTCCGACAACACCAGCACCAGCTAAGAGACCTGTTACACTGATACCGAATTTACCTAAAATAGTTGTCAGTACGATAAACCAGACAACATAACGGACAACGTTTTTCACTAAAGCAGTTAATGTTACAGAACGTTTTCTGCCATGACTGCTGCGATTTTGTAATTTGAAAAATTGTTCAATCGATTTATTCAAGACTTTTATAACAATAATTGCGACAATGATATAAATTAATATCATTATCAATTTGTTTAAAAGATCCGCATATGTTTCAGACTTCGTAAAAGGTTCAATTAGTGAATTGAACACTCCATGTAAAGTATTCCAAAACGTTTTCAAGCCATTTTCCTCCTGTCTTACTGCACGGTGTTTTAATTATATTTTTTTACATCAAATATACATTTTATCACGAATTACGCGCAATTTCTTACGATTCACTATTCAAAGCTTCTATTAAGCGCATAAATTCTTCTTCTGAAGTAAATTCAAATGTAACCTGGCCTTTATTACGTTTGGTAGTAATAGCTACATTTGTTCCATAACGTTCTTTCAAACGACGTTCTTCTCTCTGAATCAGACGCGGCTTTTTAGTCTGCTGCTTTTCTTGTTTCTCTTTATTCTGATCAGAAGTCAATTCACTGACATAATTTTCTAAGTAGCGCACACTCCATGCTTCATGAATGGCTTGTTTTGCAGTACGTTTCATGATCTTTTCATCTTTCAGCATCAATAAAGTACGGCCATGAGCACCTGATAGTTTTCCATCTTTGATATATTGCGTAATATCAGTTGGTAAATTCAGCAACCGCAGCATATTTGCAATATAAGGACGGGACTTTCCTAATCGTGTCGCAACTTCTTTTTGTGTCAGTTTTAAATCATCCATCAATTTACGATAACTTTCCGCTTCTTCCACCGCATTCAAATCTTCACGCTGCAGATTTTCAATAATAGCAAGTTCCATCATATCTGCTTCTGTCATTTCTTTTACAATCGCTGGAATATGCGTTTTACCTGCTTTTTGTGAAGCTCTGAAACGTCGTTCGCCTACTAC
It encodes:
- a CDS encoding mechanosensitive ion channel family protein, with the protein product MKTFWNTLHGVFNSLIEPFTKSETYADLLNKLIMILIYIIVAIIVIKVLNKSIEQFFKLQNRSSHGRKRSVTLTALVKNVVRYVVWFIVLTTILGKFGISVTGLLAGAGVVGLAIGFGAQTIVKDIITGFFIIFENQFDVGDYVKINMNGTPITEGTVQTIGLRSTRIHAYTGELTVLPNSVMSEITNFSISNAKALVEVPIAMDEDVDKVEEKLSDFLATLHSNYYIFVSKPEILGIEDLTGNAYILKVAAETTPNNAVPGSRILRKEIANFLNKEGIKSPAPVMMQYNGQFGQNDNS
- a CDS encoding DUF951 domain-containing protein, coding for MAIQYGLNDIVEMKKAHACGENRFKIIRMGADIRIKCEKCHRSIMMPRTEFNKKLKKVLVSNDAKKKENE
- a CDS encoding Ig-like domain-containing protein; protein product: MTKQQKKNNVFQPQSKNRYRIRKFSVGLASVLFGTFLIYANPANHAEAAETEAASSPQIEKVNQPSTATPENIDQASKNNQPETSENSQLQNQQPKANATDQPLIQNEIQTTPENNVVTREAQPEAPTSETTNTPNQNEIQQPNYHAPSPEAKAKPIESIQGIKEQVYSKSVTVYPASTVAKTAGEKRGINQARESLGLIVPQNKKLYIRQAKGSNEADLRVDLMTDDSKQIKNATVSKNGAWNSISTGIDSAAFLRIPVGLNHNPIVEYYVEDDAGITLPTFRKEGDQQAFLDDWKKRDTPYGYVDGDKIAFLIPKIDLPRVEQFGVNPTNLSYKNIDDMINYYEDIIKHYDEWVGLNDDINSVHYNVPQKYFTIADKNGFGLAYYSSNLMGSNNPSMYGYLVKGWLALHEVGHGYDGIMVNDEDMNLMEVENNILANQYQTTVMGIDNGWLYEGHQESTQRDIHNRIINANGTFKFGNIGYRERLDFMTKMVRLTGIDGFTEMWKGIREEEAAADKLHNPFIQDVPKWINTYWLADQGVNGTAYFDLYNIDLSQVLKDKLASYNNSFAYPLAMLIQDKAELERIKQKLNLATEYELVKSSDLADISIFSNAEITLNLNGQTLPENVKVSLLENGKEVAQATVKDGKAVFPHIRAGVYQIAAPLSLENALPRSQYLIVKEAGNNTATLDYPTYEGTQSNVTQQLSLRGLSNREFAFVDYDPDKKTIKFVENPGQPHFYFNDEYVHVKIEKADGTVVLDESLVGSKNLPYKVQEFNLDYGDKIIVRHREPAARRKVVRKETNQDLVFPYASNETVTYTLTDKGFIINDETEADANRRYSTAITSDVDKIADEIKANPNRNYRTQLFHVLQGTKFVNGAIKAELEGILQPLVEKYYVIEPIVNHIERGATTITGEGQLESTIIVTFPNQISSMVEVDTERKWKVDVPEGLILEHNDVTLIKAIGELGSVSNEVIGKVEDSISPEAPHINEIEAGANEIKGTSEPNSTVVITLPGGTIVEVETDNNGNWKLETNDKLSNGSTIEAAAKDLAGNVSEKVSIIVKDTIPPAPPTVNPLKSTDTELSGTAEPNSKITIKLNDRIVTVETNAAGQWKYILDEHTQLKGDTVVIVTATDKADNQSLNTEAIVENIITPIPDNAEKTPEAVEEPNESDEIEEDTWGLIDGKGNAEAIKNSNLDYEFNDTKTEESTDDCDIEETEKEESDKVVAPLPESEDKALEVPTDQTKDEESHESNGATVNRVGTKAGSKNLPVNTNNQQVQVEKVEKSYKYKKEVTHTIQPLPREEIVIDEPEIITVTSNPVHTEETVLKEKHPSTKSNIFGSKIGEVKEKLNNTSVNSKPFIANEKIKNNQLHISNTIENNYSIYKPKKEDVVQSKLPMTGISNKDDISPLKGLVLISGLVLLGIATNRRKDEY
- the ychF gene encoding redox-regulated ATPase YchF — its product is MALTAGIVGLPNVGKSTLFNAITKAGALAANYPFATIDPNVGIVEVPDSRLQALSDIVNPKKVIPTTFEFTDIAGIVKGASKGEGLGNKFLSHIREVDAICQVVRAFDDDNVTHVSGRVDPLDDIEVINMELVLADLESVDKRLPRLEKMARQKDKDAVNEVRILERIKEALEAGDPVRSLEFNEEDAKYVKQAQLLTSKPMIYIANVGEDEINEADNEKVTTIKEYADKEGSEVIVISAKIEEEIATLDEEDKEMFLEDLGITEPGLDRLIRSTYDLLGLATYFTAGVQEVRAWTFRKGMTAPQCAGIIHTDFERGFIRAEVTSFKDYVENNGEHGAKEAGKMRLEGKDYIMQDGDVVHFRFNV
- a CDS encoding dihydrofolate reductase family protein encodes the protein MTRPKIILHMSESINGNITGPYNKVAGSNLGKAYEYADEKINSNAMILGRKTIEENFTSKEMPNLPEDPKSYSRNEDFVANTDLDHYVISIDPSGKAAWEQNYIKFRDRPKMHIIEVLSENVSDAYLEHLRNLNISYVFGGPNKNLDLKSVVSKLNQLFNLDKLTLSGGGGVNWSFFEQGLVDEISVIIAPVVDDHFNRPNLFDNNDKDQSDVIQKYKIHHVEQLDGDIVWLYYKI
- a CDS encoding ParB/RepB/Spo0J family partition protein; translated protein: MSDDIHDQQAQVEEISLEDIRPNPYQPRKHFEETKLEDLAASISEHGVLQPIILRKTVRGYHIVVGERRFRASQKAGKTHIPAIVKEMTEADMMELAIIENLQREDLNAVEEAESYRKLMDDLKLTQKEVATRLGKSRPYIANMLRLLNLPTDITQYIKDGKLSGAHGRTLLMLKDEKIMKRTAKQAIHEAWSVRYLENYVSELTSDQNKEKQEKQQTKKPRLIQREERRLKERYGTNVAITTKRNKGQVTFEFTSEEEFMRLIEALNSES